The nucleotide sequence AGCAGTTGTTCTACGCGCCTAAGGTTCGACTGAACAACGCTCAGAAGCGCCGCTCGCGTAAGCAATTTCTCTCCTATGTCCTGCTGCGTCTCGCCCAGCATCATAAGACGTTGCCATTGGGGCAAGACTTGAGTGTGTGGACCATTGAGCATATCCGCCCTCAGAAGCTCGCTTCTGCTGAAGTAGAAAGTCCGGAGTACTCAATCGGAAATCTAGCATTGTTGACTGATGCTGCGAACAATGATCTGGGTGATGGTGATCTCGCCGCAAAGCGAGCTGGCCTAAATCGGTTCGTTCTTTGGAAGGATGATCAGCTATCGAAATGGATTGACGACAATGAAAAGAGTGAGGTCCAGGTGAGGGATATCGCACTTAGGGCGAAGTTGCTAGCGGTGCTTGCTGTCGATGCTGTTTGGTCGATCAGATAGCCGGTGCCCTTGCCAAGCCGTTGTCTTCATGAAGCGCGGCGCTAACGCTGGCAGGTCTCGTCTGAGCTGCGTGCCCCGCTCAGGCGCAGAAGGCCAACTAATCCTGATGGGCCGACAGTCGCACGTGCATGCGTGCGCCCTCGTCGTTGAAGATGCTGATCACCTGCGCCGGCCTGTTCCCGGCCGCCGACGCCGCGTGCGGGATGCGCGTGTCGTACTCCGCCGCCTCGCCGCGGGTGAGGATGAGGTCCTGGTCGCCGAGGCGCAGGCGGAGCCGTCCCGACAGCACGTAGATCCACTCGGAGCCCTCGTGCGTGCGGAGTTCCGGCAGTTCCCCGTCGGGTGGGAAGGTGATCTTGTAGGTGTGGACGGCCGACGACTCCGGGGACAACGGCACGATGAGCACGCCGTCGCGGCGGATAACGGGTCGTCGGACGCGGGGGTCGGGGGTGTCCTGGGCGATGAGGTCGTCGACCTTGATGCCGAGCTGTCGGGTGATGGGGATCAGCAACTCGAGGCTGGCCTGGCGTTTCCCTGATTCGAGCCTCGAGAGCGTGCTCGCCGAGACCCCCGACCTGTCCGCCAGGTCGTCCAGGGTCCAGCCCCGCGACTTCCGCACGGAGCGTAGCCGTGTGCCGACGTGTGCGAGTTCCTCCAGCATCGTGGATCTCCTTCCGTCGCCGTCTTGCCGGTTCGGCAAGTTTCTTTGCGATTCTACTCCGCTCGGCGGAGCATGGAGACATGAGTGCAGTGAACACGGAGAAGACGACGGAAGCCCCAGCCCCCGCGGATGAGGAGTGGTTCACCGCGGAGGCCGAGGCTGCGAACTGCAGGCGCCTGTTCGGTGACCGCGCGTACGGTCTCGACGGCGGCTTCGTGGTGGGTCGCTGACTCAGCCGACCCAGCGGGAGCCGGTCTCCTCGGCGGTCAGGGCCCCCGCGGACAGCGTGGCCAGCGCGACGCGCAGCTCGTCGACGGATCCGGCGGGCACGGCCACACTGATGTGCGCGCGGTCCGTCCAGTCGACCGAGTCGACGGTGACGGGAGCCCCGGAGGGCAGCGTCAGGCCGCGCAGCTGGTCCTCGACCTGACCCGCGGAGGCGAAGTCTGCGTCGATCCGCAGCAGCGTGGACAGGTGGACCGTTCGGGTGCCCGCCGCCTCGACGGCCTGCGCGACGGCGTCCGTGTACGCCCGCACCAGGCCGCCCGCGCCAAGCTTGATGCCGCCGAAGTAGCGCGTGACGACCGCGACGACGTCCGTCAGCCCGACCCGGTTCAGGGCCGTCAGCATCGGCACACCGGCGGTGCCGGCGGGCTCGCCGTCGTCCGAACTGTGGGCCGTGCGCCCGTCCGGGCCCAGCACGAAGGCGGAGCAGTGGTGGCGGGCGTCGAAGTAGGTGGACCGCCGCCCTTCGATGACGGCGCGCGCGTCCTCCTCGGAGATGACGCGCCGCATATGCGTCAGGAACCGGGACCGCCTGATCTCCAGCTCGACGTCCACCCCGCCTCCCGGGGCGGCATCGATGGTGAGGTAGGAGTCAGACACCGAGCTCGCGGCGGAGCTTGGCCACGTGGCCGGTGGCCTTCACGTTGTACTGCGCCACCTTGACGACGCCCTTGCCGTCGGCGTCGACCTCGATCACGAACGTCGAGCGCAGCACGCCGACGATCTCCTTGCCGTACAGCTTGCGGGGGCCCCAGGCGCCGTAGGCGTTCAGTACGGTCGTCTCGGGGTCGGCCAGCAGCGTGAAGCCGAGGTTGGAGCGTTCGGCGAACTTCGCCAGCTTGTCCACGGGGTCGGGGGAGCACCCGAGCACGCGGTAGCCGGCATCCGTGAAGGAGCCGAGGCTCTCGGAGAAGTCGACGGCCTGCGTCGTGCAGCCAGGCGTCATCGCGGCCGGGTAGAAGTAGAGGATGACCGTCTCGCCGGCGAAATCGGAGAGGGAGACGTCGTTGCCGTCCTGGTCGGGCAGCGTGAACTCGGGGGCCGGGGTGCCGGCCGTCAGTCGTGCGGTCATGGCGGCAAGTGTATCGACTCGCGGCGGGGTCGTCGGCACGTTTGGTGGCGCTGCGGCTGGCCCGTGACTATAGGCTGGGGGCAGACCCTCAAGGAGTACGCACATGGCCAATCCGAACGTGCAGCAGCTGCGCGCCGACCTCGCCGCCAATCGGGCCCGCCTCGTCGGCGCGACCAACGAGGTGGCGGAGGCCATCAAGCCGCAGAACATCGCCAGGGAATCAGTGGCCCAGGTCAAGCAGTTCGCCAAGGCCGAGTTCGACACGGCCACCTCCTCGCTGCGCGACGAGCGGGGGCAGTGGAACTACGAGAAGCTGCTGGTCGTGGGGGGCGCCGTGGTCGGCGCTGTCGTGTTCTTCGCGACGCTCAACTCCGTCGCGAAGCGCCGCGCCGTCTCCGTTGCGGCCCGCAGGGCGGCGATCGAGAGGTGATCGACGCACCCCTGGCCATCCGCATGCTGAATGACCGGGTGTTGGTCGACCCCGACACGGGGGCCGCGGAGCGACGCTCCGGAGGCGGCATCCTCATCCCCGCCACGGTGCAGATGGGTCGCAAGCTCACCTGGGCCAAGGTCGTCGCCGTCGGACCCAACGTCCGGTCCGTCGAGGTCGACGACCGCGTCCTGTTCGACCCGGAGGAGCGCGCGGAGGTCGAGCTCCAGTCCCGCACCTACGTCCTGCTCCGCGAGCGGGACATGCACGCCGTCGCCTCCGAGGGTGCCGTCGACGGCGGGACCGGGCTGTACCTCTAGCCGCTCAGATGCCGATGCCGTCGAGGAAGTCGCCGACGGCCTCGGCGATGGCGGCCTCCGCGTCGGCGCGCGACACCGTCGGGACGCCGTCGCCGGACTGGGGCCCGTAGCGGCCGAAGAAGCTGTGCACCGATCCCGTCACCTCGACGAAGCTGGCCGACGACGGCAGGGAGTCAGCCGCCCCGAGCACGGTGTCGAGGTCGGCGACCTCGTCGTGCTCCCCGTAGAGCGAGAGGACTGGCAGCGTCGTCGAGCTGAGGTCGTCGTCGGGCGGATAGGCGGCCAGCAGCACCAGCCCCGCGAGTGCCTCGGGGTTCTCCGCCGCGTACGAGGCGGCCATGGCTCCGCCGAGCGAGTGCCCACCGATCACGACGGGCAGGTCGCCCGCCAGCTCGTCGGAGACCTGCGTCGCGCGGTCCTTGCCGAGCACCGCGAGGTCGAACGGCATCTCCGGGATGAGCGTCCGCACGCCGCGCGAGGCCAGCGCGTGGCCGAGCCACTCGTAGGCCTGCGGGCGTACCAGCCCGCCGGGGTAGAGGATCAGCGCGACACGCGCCTCCACGTCGGCGGGCTCGATCACCAGCACCTTCCCGCAGGCGTCGACCATCGACACCGACACCTCCGCCTCGTCGGCGGCGACCACCACGGCGTCCTGCCCGACCATCAGCGGCTCGCGGTTGAGGATGGGCCACGCCCAGCCGATGCCGAACCCGATCAACGCGCCGACGATCAGCAGGGACACCACTTTCAGGAAGCGCTTCATGGGCGGAAGTATGCCGCGTCTCCGGCCCCGACCGCCCCACACCGGGTTCCGGAAAGTAGGGTCCAGGGATGGATCGTTGTCCGGGATGTGGGTCGTGGTTGCACCAGGGCGAGGCGTGCTTCGAGTGTGAGGTGGTCGCCGCGCAGCGCTGCGTGTGCCCCAACGCCGACGACGACTGCTGGGGCCGCTGCGAGAACGCCGCCGGATGCGTGTCGATCTTCATGGGTGCCACGACGTCGACCCACTCGGCAGCCGTGTGACCTGCCCGGCGCCCCAGACAGGACTCGAACCTGTAACCGACGGATTAGAAGGCCGTTGCGCTATCCATTGCGCCACTGGGGCTGGCGCGGCTCAGTCTAGCCTCAGTCGCGCGGCTGCCCCGCGCGGACGTATCTTGTAGCCATGAGTGAAAAGCTGGTGTGGATCGACTGCGAGATGACCGGGCTGGATCTGGTCAACGACGCGTTGATCGAGGTCGCGGTGCTCGTGACCGACGGTGAACTGAACCTGCTCGGCGACGGCGTCGATGTTCTGATCAGGCCGACCGACGAGGCCCTCGAGCAGATGGGCGACTTCGTCCGCACCATGCACACCAAGTCCGGCCTCCTCGAGGACCTCAAGGACGGCGTCACCATGGAGGAGGCCACCGCCCAGGTGATGGCCTACATCAAGACCTTCGTGCCCGCCCCGAAGCGGGCCCCGCTGGCCGGCAACACCATCGGCACCGACCGCACCTTCCTCGCCCGCGACATGCCCGAGCTGGAGGAGTGGATGCACTACCGCAACGTCGACGTGTCCTCCATCAAGGAGCTCGCCCGCCGCTGGTATCCGAAGGTCACGCACCTCGCCCCGGCCAAGACCGGCAACCACCGCGCGCTGGCCGACATCCAGGAGTCGATCGAGGAGCTGCGCTACTACCGCGAGGCGCTGTTCGTGCCGGAGCCCGGCCCCACGGGCGACGAGCTGCGCGCCATCGCCGCGAAGCACCGCGGGGCACTGACCGGGAACACGGGCGAGGCGGAGGTCGCGAAGGAGGCCTGACCGCCCCTCGATTTCCCAGCCCCCGCCAGGGTGCGCTATTGTTTCCCAGTCGCCTGACGCTGTCGGGCAGCATGGTGGGTATAGCTCAGGTGGTAGAGCACCTGGTTGTGGTCCAGGATGTCGCGGGTTCAAATCCCGTTACTCACCCTGATGTGGCGAGGTTCAAACCCTTGACCGGAGGAACCGCTCCGGTTCTGGTCTGAACCTCGTCACTTTTCTGTGTCTCGGCAGCCCAGTTCAGGGCATTCGCCTGAACCTCAGGATCGCACAGCGCGTCGTAGGGCCGCTGGTAGGTGACGCGAGGGTCGCCGTCGTCATCGACATAGATCGCGGTGAAGAACGCCTGGTTGCAGAGCCGGCGGTTCGCATCGTCGCAGCGTCGGTAAGGTCGAGCGTCACAGCCTGTTCCACTCCAAGCTCGGACGTCAGCGCGAGGATCTGACTGCTCCTCGTCGGCTTCGTCGGATACGGAACTCAGGCCCGAAGTGAGTATCTGACTAACGGTGGGCAATCTGATCGTGGCAGCTCGTCGGGACTGAAGAGTAGGCCGCTGGCGACGCTCAGGCGGCAGCTGCTCGGCATCTCGCCGGTCAGTTCGGGCTGCCTCACATGTAGTAGGCGTAACTGCCCTGCGGGGTGCTATTACCGCCGAGGTGACGCAGAATGTCGCCGACGCGGTTCGCGGTGCGTAGAGTGATTGGGTCGGCACCATCAAGGTTGGTGGCGTTCCAGTTCATCTTCGTCAGGGCGAGGATCTCAGAGGCCAGGGTCTCCGGGCTCGACTCGGTGGAGTGGAGCCGAATCCCGATCGGCTTGGGGATGTAGGGGCCATTGTAGACCTTGTAAAACGGCGTGGAGCCCTTGGTGTAGAGGACATGCCGTTTGTCGTCGAGGGAGAGCAGGCTGCCCCGGAGCGGCGGCTGCTCGCCGCGCCGGAAGAGTCGAGCGCTGTCCGAGCGAGTGATCCACACCAGTTCGAGGGCCGGGATATCGTGCTCGTCGGCGGCGCCATAGAATCCGGCCGCCTCCTGCGGGGTGAACGAGGACGTCTTGTGCAGGACCAACCGTGCGGGATTCTGGCTGTGTTCGATCCGGTAGCGCTTCAATGCCTCACTGAGTAGTTCATGGGCATCTTCCTCGGACAGGTGCGGCTGTTTGTCCTCGTGCGAGACCTGAGCGGGTGCCCCGCGGACGATCACGCCATCGCCGAGTTGGTTGAAGATCTGGGCCACGCTGGTCTCCAATCGGTTCTGGTCACTGCCGCGGTAGAAGGAGACGCCGACGTAGCAACTTGCCTTGCTGCCCGAGGATCGGGGCAG is from Tessaracoccus palaemonis and encodes:
- a CDS encoding helix-turn-helix domain-containing protein, whose translation is MLEELAHVGTRLRSVRKSRGWTLDDLADRSGVSASTLSRLESGKRQASLELLIPITRQLGIKVDDLIAQDTPDPRVRRPVIRRDGVLIVPLSPESSAVHTYKITFPPDGELPELRTHEGSEWIYVLSGRLRLRLGDQDLILTRGEAAEYDTRIPHAASAAGNRPAQVISIFNDEGARMHVRLSAHQD
- a CDS encoding IMPACT family protein is translated as MSDSYLTIDAAPGGGVDVELEIRRSRFLTHMRRVISEEDARAVIEGRRSTYFDARHHCSAFVLGPDGRTAHSSDDGEPAGTAGVPMLTALNRVGLTDVVAVVTRYFGGIKLGAGGLVRAYTDAVAQAVEAAGTRTVHLSTLLRIDADFASAGQVEDQLRGLTLPSGAPVTVDSVDWTDRAHISVAVPAGSVDELRVALATLSAGALTAEETGSRWVG
- the bcp gene encoding thioredoxin-dependent thiol peroxidase: MTARLTAGTPAPEFTLPDQDGNDVSLSDFAGETVILYFYPAAMTPGCTTQAVDFSESLGSFTDAGYRVLGCSPDPVDKLAKFAERSNLGFTLLADPETTVLNAYGAWGPRKLYGKEIVGVLRSTFVIEVDADGKGVVKVAQYNVKATGHVAKLRRELGV
- a CDS encoding DUF3618 domain-containing protein gives rise to the protein MANPNVQQLRADLAANRARLVGATNEVAEAIKPQNIARESVAQVKQFAKAEFDTATSSLRDERGQWNYEKLLVVGGAVVGAVVFFATLNSVAKRRAVSVAARRAAIER
- a CDS encoding GroES family chaperonin — protein: MIDAPLAIRMLNDRVLVDPDTGAAERRSGGGILIPATVQMGRKLTWAKVVAVGPNVRSVEVDDRVLFDPEERAEVELQSRTYVLLRERDMHAVASEGAVDGGTGLYL
- a CDS encoding alpha/beta fold hydrolase, which translates into the protein MKRFLKVVSLLIVGALIGFGIGWAWPILNREPLMVGQDAVVVAADEAEVSVSMVDACGKVLVIEPADVEARVALILYPGGLVRPQAYEWLGHALASRGVRTLIPEMPFDLAVLGKDRATQVSDELAGDLPVVIGGHSLGGAMAASYAAENPEALAGLVLLAAYPPDDDLSSTTLPVLSLYGEHDEVADLDTVLGAADSLPSSASFVEVTGSVHSFFGRYGPQSGDGVPTVSRADAEAAIAEAVGDFLDGIGI
- the orn gene encoding oligoribonuclease; protein product: MSEKLVWIDCEMTGLDLVNDALIEVAVLVTDGELNLLGDGVDVLIRPTDEALEQMGDFVRTMHTKSGLLEDLKDGVTMEEATAQVMAYIKTFVPAPKRAPLAGNTIGTDRTFLARDMPELEEWMHYRNVDVSSIKELARRWYPKVTHLAPAKTGNHRALADIQESIEELRYYREALFVPEPGPTGDELRAIAAKHRGALTGNTGEAEVAKEA